Proteins encoded in a region of the Anopheles ziemanni chromosome 2, idAnoZiCoDA_A2_x.2, whole genome shotgun sequence genome:
- the LOC131281001 gene encoding neuroserpin-like, which produces MSEAVDTQFVGQSNDFAIKLFQQVSAQNAGENVVISPFSISACLSLAAMGAGGLTAEQMFTGLNYGSAASAKSTVADNYRRLLTRLESDSTVNVANKIYVMQNYGIKSAFNAIATNSFRSEAESVDFSQSEAAAKTINGWVESKTNNKIKDLISPDSLDDLSRMVLVNAVHFKGTWAYQFNPQLTRPFPFWTSETESRDVPMMNLKKDFAYNNFEDQGFSALELTYSGSDMTMLVLLPNERTGLAALEQKLPSLNFSELTAKMHKQEVEVFLPKFKIEFTRDLNEDLKKLGMDRMFSDSAEFPDLLEQDEPLKVSKVVHKAFIEVNEEGTEAAAATGMIMMLRCMPMHPYFTVDHPFLYMLRHQQQIYFVGRTVKVEA; this is translated from the exons aTGTCCGAGGCCGTCGATACGCAGTTTGTTGGACAGTCGAACGATTTCGCCATCAAACTGTTCCAG CAAGTAAGCGCTCAAAATGCCGGTGAAAATGTGGTCATCTCTCCGTTTTCGATCAGTGCATGCCTTTCGCTGGCGGCCATGGGTGCCGGTGGCCTCACCGCGGAACAAATGTTCACCGGCCTTAACTACGGTTCGGCAGCAAGCGCAAAGTCAACGGTGGCGGACAACTACCGGCGTCTGTTAACGCGGCTCGAATCCGACAGCACCGTAAACGTGGCCAACAAGATCTACGTGATGCAGAACTACGGCATCAAGAGTGCTTTCAACGCGATCGCAACCAACAGCTTCCGGTCGGAGGCGGAATCGGTTGACTTCTCGCAGAGCGAGGCGGCAGCAAAGACCATTAACGGTTGGGTCGAGAGTAAGACGAACAACAAAATCAAGGATCTCATCTCGCCCGACTCGCTGGATGACCTGTCGCGTATGGTGCTGGTCAATGCGGTTCATTTTAAGGGCACCTGGGCGTACCAGTTTAACCCGCAGCTTACCCGACCGTTCCCGTTCTGGACGAGCGAAACGGAGTCCCGCGACGTGCCGATGATGAACTTGAAGAAGGATTTTGCGTACAACAACTTCGAGGATCAAGGATTCTCCGCCCTGGAGCTGACGTACAGTGGTAGCGACATGACGATGCTTGTGCTCTTGCCGAACGAACGGACAGGGTTGGCCGCACTGGAACAGAAGCTGCCCAGCTTGAACTTTTCCGAGTTGACCGCGAAGATGCACAAGCAGGAGGTTGAAGTGTTCCTGCCCAAGTTCAAGATCGAATTCACGCGCGATCTTAACGAAGATCTGAAGAAG CTTGGCATGGATCGCATGTTTTCGGATTCGGCCGAATTCCCCGACCTGCTCGAGCAGGATGAACCGTTGAAGGTATCTAAAGTGGTCCACAAAGCATTTATCGAAGTGAACGAAGAAGGCACCGAGGCGGCCGCCGCAACCG GCATGATCATGATGTTGCGCTGCATGCCGATGCATCCGTACTTCACCGTCGATCATCCATTCCTTTACATGCTGCGGCACCAGCAGCAGATCTATTTCGTGGGCCGCACGGTCAAGGTGGAGGCCTAG